Below is a window of Gossypium hirsutum isolate 1008001.06 chromosome A12, Gossypium_hirsutum_v2.1, whole genome shotgun sequence DNA.
GTTATCCAAGTTTCGTGAATCTTGAGGCTCTACTGGACTATGTGGTCTATTTCCGATTTCCCAACTCTCGGCATTGACAAGAAGGTAGGATTTCCGGTCAACTTTGTTTTGCAACTCCTCAGCAGCTCCAAGTACATCGAATAGCATGTCACGAGGACCTAATTTCTCCATCTTTTTAACTTTGTTGCCAAGCTCACGCAATAATCTAGCACCTGTAGCACCTACCCTCTGAAGTTCATGATAAAAGACTTGTCTCCGTTCAGGTGGAGCCTATACAAAAGTTACTAAGATTTGAGATACATGAAATCGAGGACAATAGCAACAACATCTATTCAGAGGGAAAAAGAAAAGTGGCACTAGAGCACATTTCAATGAGGGGTAAGTAAAAGTACTATAGAGGCCCTTGTACAAAAAGCAAGATTGTCTTTTTccccctttactcaaaaaataagcAAATCAGCCTTTGTATGTTAggttaaagagcaaattggtcttttttgttaaaaatttcatccatttctactattaaaaattggtgtgACTGATGGACCAGTTTCaacagtagaaatggatagaatttttaacagaaggatcagtttgctctttgatctaacatatagggactaaatttgccaatttttttagtagagagggcaaaatgcaatccaactcctaGTATAAAGGCTTTCATGATACTTTTATCATGAGGGGTAGCATTAGAACGAATATTCCAATGGGTTTGTTGTTCCACTAACGATCACTTGGGGATCCTACTGTCAATACAGCTATGGAACAAACAAAGCAAGAAGAAAGGAAGGTACTTGTAATCATATTGGCAATCAATTGCATAAATTTGAGACATGAAAGAATATATATACCTGTATTTCTGAAAGTATACAACCATGTAATGCCATGACCATGAATGCACAATGCCTCAATGCTCCACTTAGTCTGGCATAATTCTTCCAAGGATAACCAAGTGACTTGTAAGGGCCATGGGGAGGCTCCCATATGGCAAAACCCAACTTCACAACgggaaaaaaaaaaatcagagaaTGGGAAGAAAAGTGAAAGACGATACATAAATGCAACAAATTTACCAGAGCTTCCTCTTGACTTATAGATTCTACAGCTGATCTATAGCCATTATAAACTGGATCATCAGAAGCTTGATAAGTTAGGATTCTGGAAGGGACCCTTTCATATTCAACACAATTAAGGTACCCTTTAACACATCCTGATCAAACATGGAAGGAAACAAGCATGAAGTTGCCATTAATTTCAAATTCAGATGAGATATATGAATTAGAAAACATTAGGTGCATGCTATAACCTTCTAAGGAATATGCCACACTCATAAAATTTTTGGCCACCAAATTGTGTAGATCCTCACCAGCCCAGATTGGATAAATGCATACATTAACAGCTAAAGAAACACCAGCACCAAGTGCAATCAGAAAAAATCGTGTCACAGCTGTATGAATGAAATCTCCTGTTCTATACCCAGATACTATTACGAAACAATATGTCAAAACAAACACTCGGAATCCATACTCATAAGGCTTCATTGTTGGGTATAGTTTTGCATAAGTTGAAAGAAATCCTGGCGATAGATGGAATAATATCAGAGAAAACATAGTTGCAAATTTTAAAAGGGACCACTAGGTAATAATATGACACATAAGATGAAAAAACAAGACCACAAAACCATACCTGTGATAAAGATGCTTATAACAACAACAATTTCTTCCCATTGTCCAGCCAACTCCGACAATTCTGCCACAGCAAGAGCAAGCCCTCCAGCCGATAATGTCCCCAGCCCACGGTTAAACCCTTTGCTAAGAGTTGCTCCTGTAAAAAAAAGGCGACcattaaatttgtaaataaaacaaaacatatggTTCTTTATGCTAGTTAGAAAAAATGCAAACAGGAAAGaaataatgaattaaaaaagTTATGGATATAATCAAATAAAGCTTGCCTGCTCATACTGTATTTCATGATTACTGGTTTGACATACATATATTTAGTATAGAACCAAATGGTGAATTGGCTTTTTATGTACTTCAATCAGTAAAATATTATCACATGCATTGCCCACAGTGAGCATAAAAGCGAGTATGATGAACAAAGCCCAGGGGAATAAACAAAAACagaaccaataccaaaacaaaagACACTCTCTCATGTACCAATATCAAAACAAAATGACCTCTCCCATGGATAAAAACAAATTGCCCTCGTTAATACAAGGCGGCAACATTAAGCCTCTTTCTGTTAGTTGGTTCTTGCTTTTAGAAACGAAAGAAAAATGTACATTTGCATGCAAAAGGCCAAAAGTAAGTGTaactttgaagaattaaaaactacAGGCAAATCTATGCAACAAAAACAAGAGTATACGATTGCAGAAGaacaattgaaaaaataattactagtacgaaattaatttataattatgatttatGACCCACGGAagaaaattattacaaaatacccaatttactaaaacaaaacaaaattaccTATACTGAATTCAAAGACTACGACAACAGTAAGAATAGCCCAAACCGAGTATTGACTTAGTTCCTTGATGGGTTCTTCTTTCAAGAAAATAAGTAAAGAAATAAGTGCTAAGGCAAGACCCATCTTGGCAGAGAAAACAATCTTTCTGGGATCCGATATGCCCATCTGCCATGCCTGGCCTGCAACATATTGGACTTCCTTTAAGAACCCAGTTACTTTTTCACTTATGAATCTATAGGAATACCACCTGCATCGTTGTTGTTGCAGTTCTTCTTCTTCATTGGTGAGTCCCAAGACTGAATACCCCTTTGTTTTCTCCCTTCTCTCTAGAAGAGAATGCCTAAAGGAACCTAATTTGGCAGCCATTGAGAACCAGAAACTTTCTTTTTCTTGCACAGATAGTTGAGAGAAGGTATGAAATGAATCACTGTGGGATTCCCTTGAAAAATCTGTATtaattagtaattaatatttttttctttgaaggAATTCAATTGCACTGGACGAGAAGAAGAGGCAGAAGAAACGACGGCGTTTGTTTAGTTGGTGGGTGACGTACGAATGAAAGTACCAAACACTGGGGACCCGCGCAAGCGGCCCAGACCGTATCCCTTCAAGTTTAATTTCAACCGTTCATCGTTGGAGCCGAATTTAGAGACCTTGTAATTTGTATACCATTGAGCAAAATACTGAAAATGCCTTATATACGTAAGCTAAGCTTTAGGTCAAATTTGTACAAAAAAGTCTTGTGCAGATTTTCTTGGATAATAGAAAACATCGAACAAAAtgtgttttgtttaaattttttaaaataatttttaaaaagtaaaaatatgtaaaaaaataaaaaaatttattattttgttttctaaaagtaaaaatgataaaataattatttttaacaatgaatttacctttgtaaaaaattattttttcaatatttttttaatattaaatttggcCTCACATTCGAATgcatataaatgaaaaatatatattccaTTTTTGTTATAGAAAAAAATAGCATGTTTTCATTATTAAATGAAAAAAGCACAGAAAACTCAAATGCTCCAAACATAATTTCCTTTTTAACGAATTTCTAATTGAGGTAGAAGAAGGCTCgtaaaaattatttcattaaatttacgTGCAATGcgtatgataaaatattttttcctaAAATAATAATGCATACTAATTTATATGgaaagcaaaaataaataaataaatactatttGATCCAAATTTAAATTCACTTAAAATAATCATCACTTAACGAATGATTAACTAATGTTCaacatcatatttataattatttttctgaACTCTTTTACCTCATCTGTGTGAACGATTTGAGAAACTGAAGTAAGGGCGATAGATCTAATGTCGTGAGCTCCCATGATCTAGCTATATAACTTTGAGTTTTCACTTTGAGAGCTTGATTTATTTTTATAGAGTATTGATTCTTATCGTTAATGTTCATTTCATAACGACGATTTGAATGGTTAAAATCACAATGTTGCCGATTTGAGATCCAAGGAACATTCTTTTTAGTGTGTATCAATAAGGTTAAAAGAGTAACTcaatgaagaaattgggtaactacaagagaaaaacaaATAACAGAAAAAGAACGATTTTTAAGATTTAATAATTGGCATTTTTAGGATTTAATCATtagcataatgatttatttgg
It encodes the following:
- the LOC107930945 gene encoding aluminum-activated malate transporter 9 isoform X2; this encodes MAAKLGSFRHSLLERREKTKGYSVLGLTNEEEELQQQRCRWYSYRFISEKVTGFLKEVQYVAGQAWQMGISDPRKIVFSAKMGLALALISLLIFLKEEPIKELSQYSVWAILTVVVVFEFSIGATLSKGFNRGLGTLSAGGLALAVAELSELAGQWEEIVVVISIFITGFLSTYAKLYPTMKPYEYGFRVFVLTYCFVIVSGYRTGDFIHTAVTRFFLIALGAGVSLAVNVCIYPIWAGEDLHNLVAKNFMSVAYSLEGCVKGYLNCVEYERVPSRILTYQASDDPVYNGYRSAVESISQEEALLGFAIWEPPHGPYKSLGYPWKNYARLSGALRHCAFMVMALHGCILSEIQAPPERRQVFYHELQRVGATGARLLRELGNKVKKMEKLGPRDMLFDVLGAAEELQNKVDRKSYLLVNAESWEIGNRPHSPVEPQDSRNLDNEEHKVLAYKSLSEAVLDLKSVPIPNSWDGQQTNVGVSLSVSPVVPSNDLLKKQISWPAPRSFATDTSPPLEESKTYENASALSLATFTSLLIEFVARLENVVDSFEELSEKANFKEPEELPAAAREPIGFWSRLFRWKWYRPEA
- the LOC107930945 gene encoding aluminum-activated malate transporter 9 isoform X1, with amino-acid sequence MAAKLGSFRHSLLERREKTKGYSVLGLTNEEEELQQQRCRWYSYRFISEKVTGFLKEVQYVAGQAWQMGISDPRKIVFSAKMGLALALISLLIFLKEEPIKELSQYSVWAILTVVVVFEFSIGATLSKGFNRGLGTLSAGGLALAVAELSELAGQWEEIVVVISIFITGFLSTYAKLYPTMKPYEYGFRVFVLTYCFVIVSGYRTGDFIHTAVTRFFLIALGAGVSLAVNVCIYPIWAGEDLHNLVAKNFMSVAYSLEGCVKGYLNCVEYERVPSRILTYQASDDPVYNGYRSAVESISQEEALVNLLHLCIVFHFSSHSLIFFFPVVKLGFAIWEPPHGPYKSLGYPWKNYARLSGALRHCAFMVMALHGCILSEIQAPPERRQVFYHELQRVGATGARLLRELGNKVKKMEKLGPRDMLFDVLGAAEELQNKVDRKSYLLVNAESWEIGNRPHSPVEPQDSRNLDNEEHKVLAYKSLSEAVLDLKSVPIPNSWDGQQTNVGVSLSVSPVVPSNDLLKKQISWPAPRSFATDTSPPLEESKTYENASALSLATFTSLLIEFVARLENVVDSFEELSEKANFKEPEELPAAAREPIGFWSRLFRWKWYRPEA
- the LOC107930945 gene encoding aluminum-activated malate transporter 9 isoform X4, translating into MKKKNCNNNDAGQAWQMGISDPRKIVFSAKMGLALALISLLIFLKEEPIKELSQYSVWAILTVVVVFEFSIGATLSKGFNRGLGTLSAGGLALAVAELSELAGQWEEIVVVISIFITGFLSTYAKLYPTMKPYEYGFRVFVLTYCFVIVSGYRTGDFIHTAVTRFFLIALGAGVSLAVNVCIYPIWAGEDLHNLVAKNFMSVAYSLEGCVKGYLNCVEYERVPSRILTYQASDDPVYNGYRSAVESISQEEALLGFAIWEPPHGPYKSLGYPWKNYARLSGALRHCAFMVMALHGCILSEIQAPPERRQVFYHELQRVGATGARLLRELGNKVKKMEKLGPRDMLFDVLGAAEELQNKVDRKSYLLVNAESWEIGNRPHSPVEPQDSRNLDNEEHKVLAYKSLSEAVLDLKSVPIPNSWDGQQTNVGVSLSVSPVVPSNDLLKKQISWPAPRSFATDTSPPLEESKTYENASALSLATFTSLLIEFVARLENVVDSFEELSEKANFKEPEELPAAAREPIGFWSRLFRWKWYRPEA
- the LOC107930945 gene encoding aluminum-activated malate transporter 9 isoform X3, with product MKKKNCNNNDAGQAWQMGISDPRKIVFSAKMGLALALISLLIFLKEEPIKELSQYSVWAILTVVVVFEFSIGATLSKGFNRGLGTLSAGGLALAVAELSELAGQWEEIVVVISIFITGFLSTYAKLYPTMKPYEYGFRVFVLTYCFVIVSGYRTGDFIHTAVTRFFLIALGAGVSLAVNVCIYPIWAGEDLHNLVAKNFMSVAYSLEGCVKGYLNCVEYERVPSRILTYQASDDPVYNGYRSAVESISQEEALVNLLHLCIVFHFSSHSLIFFFPVVKLGFAIWEPPHGPYKSLGYPWKNYARLSGALRHCAFMVMALHGCILSEIQAPPERRQVFYHELQRVGATGARLLRELGNKVKKMEKLGPRDMLFDVLGAAEELQNKVDRKSYLLVNAESWEIGNRPHSPVEPQDSRNLDNEEHKVLAYKSLSEAVLDLKSVPIPNSWDGQQTNVGVSLSVSPVVPSNDLLKKQISWPAPRSFATDTSPPLEESKTYENASALSLATFTSLLIEFVARLENVVDSFEELSEKANFKEPEELPAAAREPIGFWSRLFRWKWYRPEA